One stretch of Cryptococcus neoformans var. neoformans B-3501A chromosome 5, whole genome shotgun sequence DNA includes these proteins:
- a CDS encoding hypothetical protein (Match to ESTs gb|CF189024.1|CF189024, gb|CF186152.1|CF186152; HMMPfam hit to GFO_IDH_MocA, Oxidoreductase family, NAD-binding Rossmann fold, score: 95.5, E(): 1.3e-25): protein MGKVFNVAVVGCGEIAQVTHIPNLIIASHMFKVTALVDISRQTLDYCSAKFGITETFSSVPDMLASSVPVNVVFICTADQYHAEQAILCADAGKHVMLEKPMVQTLKEADAVEEARVRNNVVIFVGYMRRYATAFTRFKEAIAGKDIKYVRVRDIIGDNRFFTPQTGMYQKMFTDYPPEAVADLKKRTKDNLEENFGSKATDHPSNIGSWQILTAFSSHALSAMREAIGLPEKVLVASRHGDLLRPNWWQVLFDYGKFNALYEMAVDDVGFFDAHIEVYTGDSRIKITYDSPYIRALPIKMTIHKSLPNGDFSEENVRSTYVDFYNLALLEFYAAITEGKAFPTTVQDGKQDVILTKMIMNALVDTAQ from the exons ATCCCAAACCTCATTATCGCCTCGCACATGTTCAAGGTCACCGCCTTGGTTGATATCTCTCGTCAAACCTTGGATTATTGTAGTGCGAAATTTGGGATTACCGAGACCTTCTCCTCAGT ACCCGATATGTTGGCGTCATCTGTGCCAGTCAACGTAGTGTTCATCTGCACCGCCGATCAGTACCACGCAGAGCAGGCTATCCTGTGCGCTGATGCCGGAAAGCACGTTATGCTGGAAAAACCAATGGTACAAACGCTTAAAGAAGCTGATGCGGTAGAAGAGGCTAGAGTCCGCAACAATGTGGTTATCTTTGTTGGCTACATGCGTCGGTATGCTACGGCATTCACACGATTCAAGGAAGCCATCGCTGGCAAAGACATCAAGTATGTCCGGGTCCGGGATATCATCGGCGAT AACCGATTCTTCACTCCTCAGACCGGCATGTACCAAAAGATGTTCACCGACTACCCCCCTGAAGCTGTAGCCGATTTAAAGAAGCGAACAAAGGATAATCTAGAAGAGAACTTTGGTTCCAAGGCCACGGACCACCCCTCCAATATCGGTTCATGGCAAATACTTACAGCTTTCAGTTCCCACGCTCTTTCTGCTATGCGGGAAGCAATTGGGTTGCCCGAGAAGGTACTTGTCGCCTCTAGGCATGGTGACCTCCTCCGACCGAACTGGTGGCAAGTTTTGTTTGACTACGGCAAGTTTAACGCGTTGTACGAA ATGGCGGTAGATGATGTCGGATTTTTTGACGCCCATATTGAAGTTTACACTGGAGACTCTAGGATCAAAATCACATATGACAG TCCCTATATTCGTGCTTTGCCAATCAAAATGACAATTCACAAATCACTTCCAAACGGTGACTTCTCTGAGGAGAACGTTCGATCTACCTATGTCGACTTCTATAATCTCGCACTTCTAGAGTTTTACGCTGCCATCACCGAAGGCAAAGCATTTCCAACCACCGTTCAGGACGGAAAGCAGGatgtcatcctcaccaaGATGATCATGAATGCTTTGGTCGACACAGCCCAATAA